Genomic window (Chloroflexota bacterium):
CGATGCGCGTGGCCTTCAAAAGCTCCGGCAAGGGGTGGTCCTTATAGGGATCGGGCATTCTCAGCTTATCCACGTCATCCAGGCTCTTGAGGACGGGCTCTTTGACCACGGGGGCGCTGTCCTCGAGATATTCGACGCCGCAGCCGCAGGCCTCGGCCAGGGCCGCCGTGCCGTTCTCGATCAACAACATATCGTGGCCGAACTCGCGCCAGGCCCGGATCTGTCCCTCAGCCATGGCCTCGCCATCTTGGAGGAACTCAGGGAACGGGATGCCAGAGGCGTAGGCCGTCATCATGAAGTTATGTAAATCCACCGGGACCCGGTCGGGGATCCCCCCACGCAGGACCGTCCAGGTCCGCTCTACTGAGTTCATGGCTTCCGTCGTCATTTATCCTCACCCCTCCCCGCACAGTGGCCACTGCATTAACATGGATACTCGCGCCGACCAGGAGATCACCGCCGGTGTGGGAAGCAACAGCCTCATCAAATTATAAGATCGCGCAACTGGCGGTGTCAAACGACCCCATGCGTGGGCGCATTTCAGTTCGCCCATATTGGCAAACTAAGCGATACGAAAGCGTGACCCCGCATCTCTGGGGTGGCTCGGAGGGGCTGCCGCCCTCCGAAGAACTCTACTTTCAGCCCCTCACCTGCCCCGTGGGGCCGGAGGCCACCGGCCAAAGCCCCAACCAGGCAGGTAAAGGGCGAGAAAAAGAGTTTTTCTGCGGAGGGGGGGGCTTCCCCTCCGCGCCTCCCCTTCCAGGTGCGACCGCCCGTGGAAGGAAAAAGCGACAGGCGGGGGCCTCGCTCATGCTGTTAAGTTGATCGCCTGTTCCAAACATGAGCGTTTCAGTTTAGTAGCGTGGGTTGCCTCCCGTACGCGGGCGTGTTATATTCCCCCGCTGGGAGGTGAACTCATGACCGATCTCATTCGTGTGGTGCAATACGGCCTTGGCCCTATCGGCAGCGCCATCGCCCGGCACGTGGTGGAGCGCCCCGGGCTGGCGCTGGTGGGCGCGGTGGATATCGACCCGCAGAAGGTCGGCCGCGACGCCGGTGAGGTGATCGGCCTGGGGCGACCGCTGGGCTTCCCCGTGCACGCTCACCTGTCCGAGGCGCTGGCCGGGACGGCCGCCGACGTCGCCGTGCACTCTACCGGCTCCTACTTCGACCTGTTCAAGCCCCAGATCATCGAGATCCTGGAGGCCGGACTGGATGTGGTCTCCACCGCGGAGGAGCTATCCTTCCCCTGGATCGCCCATCCGGCAGAGGCGGAGGAGATCGACGCGGCCGCCCGGCGCTGCGGGAAGACGGCCCTGGGCACCGGCGTAAACCCCGGCTTCCTCATGGACACGCTGCCCATCACCCTGACCGCCATCTGCCAGTCCGTGGATCACATCGCGGTGACCCGGGTGATCAACGCCTCCAACCGGCGGGGGCCGTTTCAGCGCAAGATCGGCGCGGGCATGACGCCCGAGGCGTTTCGGGAGAAGATGGCGGCCGGCCGGATGGGGCACGTCGGCCTGCGGGAGTCGATGGATCACATCGCCGACACGCTGGGGAAACGGCTGGTGCGCTACGAGGAGCGCGTGGAGCCCGTGCTGGCCGAACGACCGATCCGTACCCCCTACGTCGATGTGGCACCGGGACAAGTACGCGGCCTGAGGCAGGAGGGGCGCGGGTACACGGAGGCCGGCGAGTTCGTCGTGCTGACGTTCGTGGCGGCACTGGAAGCCGGCGACGAGCAGGATACCATCACCATCACGGGGAAGCCGGATTTGGAGGTCGTGCTGCGGGGGACCAACGGGGATCTGGCGACGGTGGCCATGGCGGTGAACGCCATCCCACGCGTGGTTGCGGCCCCGCCCGGCCTGGTCACCATGCGGGACCTGCCGCCGGTACACCATTGGTAACGCCAACGGGAGCTCGGCTCCCAGCGAGGGCCGGGCTCCCGTCGCTCAGGAAGGATCTTCTATCGCCGCCTTCCCCCCCAAAGCGGCCGCCCCTGAAAGGGGAGGTGCGGAGGCGAAGCCCCTCCGCACAGAAAATGCTTTTTCCCGCCTTTACCTGCCTGATTGGGGTTTTAGTCTGCGGCATCCGGCCCCACGGGGCAGGTCAAGAGCTGAAAATGGGGTTCTTCGGAGGGGCTGGCGCCCCTCCGAAGAACCCCATGGATGCGAAGCCACACCTCCATACCAGCATATAAGGCAACGCGACCTCGCCTCCACCCATTATGACCGATTAAGAATCTGAGCCAGTTCGTCCAGGAGGCGATGGAACGTCTCCACGTCCTCGCAACGGAGCAGGGAGTGGCGGAGGCGACGGATCCGATAGTTAGTAGCCCTTCAGGTAGCACGGGATGTGCTTCCGCATCAGGATGATCCCCAACGGCTCGCCATAAAAGTCCAGCATCTCCCGCAGATGGCGGCGGATCATCGCGATCTTCTCCTCAACGGACACCTGCTCGCGATCGATCCGCTGGAAGATCCAGGGATGCCCCATGGCACCACGCCCGATCATCACGGCATCACAGCCGGTCTCGGCAAACATCCGGTCGATATCGGCCACCGTGACCACATCGCCATTGCCGATAACGGGCACGGAGACCGCCTGCTTGACCTCGGCGATGGCCTCCCAGGCGGCCGGATGGCTATAATCCTGATCCCGCGTCCGGGCGTGCACGGCGATCAACGCCGCCCCGTTCTCCTCCATCGCCCGGGCGACCTCCAGATAGTTGCGGCTCTGGACGTCCCATCCCAGACGGATCTTGCCCGTGACGGGAACCGACAGCGCGGCCGTCAGCTTCCGGAAGATGCGGGCGATCTTGACCGGATCCCGCAGGAGGGCAGCCCCAGCGCCCCCCGAGCACACGCGTCGCGCCGGGCACCCCAAGTTTAGATCGATGATGTCCGGCCCCAACCCCTCGATGCGCTTGGCGGCCTCCACCAGGGAATCCTCCGAGGAGCCGGAGATCTGGAACACCACCGGGCGCTCCTCCGGCTTGTAACGCAGCCGCCGCAGCGCATGACCGGTCAGCGCCCGCTGATGGGAAATGGTGTTGGCCGGGACGAACTCCGTGTAGCTCATGGCCGATCCGAGTTCCCGACAGATCGACCGATAGGGCAGGTCGGAGAACCCGGCCATGGGCGCCAGGATCAAATCGCCGTAGACGGGGACATCGCGAACCCAGAAGCGAGGTCGAGTGACCTCAGTCCCGCTCATGCTCCTCTTCTCGACCCAGAACCCACCGCTCCAGCCACTCCGTCGCCCGCCGCTTGACGTCGATAGACAGCCGCGGCTCGGTGATGCCGTGCTCCTGTCGTGGGTAGATCACCATCTTCACCGGCACGCCCTGCCGCTTCAGCGCGTTGTACAGCTCATGCCCCTGGCCGACCGGCACCCGCTTGTCCACCTCCCCGTGTTGGATCAACGTCGGCGTGCTCACCCCCTTCACGTGGAAGATGGGGGAGTGATCCAGATAGGGCTGCAGATTGTCCCAGAACTCGTAATCGAAGTAATCCGGCAGGAAGCTGGGGATGTCGCTGGTGCCGTTCATGGCGATCAGGTTGGTGACGCCGGCTCCCACGCACGCGGCCTTGAAGCGATCGGTGTGGCCGATGATCCAGGACGTCATGTAACCACCGTAACTCCACCCGAGCACGCCCAGCCGATCCGGATCGGCGATCCCCTGCTCGATCAGGTGATCCACCCCGGCCATGAGGTCGGCATAGTCACCGCCGCCCCAATCGGCGTGATTGGCCAGCCGGAACTCCTTGCCATAGCCGGAGGAACCGCGCGGGTTGGGGCGCAACACGGCGAAGCCACGCTCGGCCAGCGCGGCGGCGTTGGCGTACCGCTCGGGCGAGGCGATGAAGCCCCGGGAGAAGACCCCCGCCGGCCCCCCGTGGATCTCCAGGATCAGCGGATAGCGCCGCCCGGGCTCGTAATCCAGCGGATAGATCAAGATCCCCTCGATCTCCAGACCATCGGGCGCCCTCCAGCGGATCACCTCGGCCTTGGGTAGCGGCGCATCGGGCCAATCCTCGGGCATGGCCGGCCGGGTGACGCACGAGGTCTCCCCGGCCGCCGGGTCCAGCAGGTAGACCGCGTTCGGCTCGTGGAAGTCCTGGCCGACGAAGGCGATCTGCCCGCGGCGGTTGATGGCCGGGAGCGTCTTGAGCCGCTCGTCGTCGGTGATGGGACGCCCGGGCTCTCCCGTGACGGGCAGCGCCCAGATCTGCGATGTGACGCCGCTGGACTCCCACGCGTACACATCCTGGCCATCCTCCGACCAGCCGATCAGGGACGACTGGCCATCCGGGGTGTAGGCCAGAGGCCTCGGCTCGCCCCCGTCCACCGGATAGAGCACGATGCGCCCGACGAAAGCCCAACGGATGGGCCGATCGCTGGTGGCGCAGGCGATCCACTGGCCATCCGGGGAGACGGCCGGCTTCGCCTGCCAGTCGGCGATCACGGCCAGCTCCCGCGGCGTCGCGTCATCCTCGTCCGCGGCGATGAGGGACAGCCGGGTCTCCGGCCAATCCTCGGCCACGGGCGTCGGCCGATGGGTGAAGGCCAGCGTGCGACCGTCGGGCAGCCAGTCGAAGTCCACCACGTGGAAGCGACCGCGCGTGATCTGCCGGGCCTCGGGCAACGTGCGCGGCCCTTCGACGAAGGGCACCACGTACAGATGCTGGAAGTCGAAATCCTCATCCCACAGCTTGGGATCGTCCTTCGCCTTCTGCGCCCTCTCCTCTTCCTCAGATGGCGGTTCGACCATGGTGAAGGCGATCTGCTTGCCGTCGGGGGACCACTTCAGCGCGGACACGTCCGTCTTCTCATACCGGGTCAGCGCCCAGGCCTCGCCCCCGTCGGCGCGCATGACGTAGACGTTGGACTTGCCGTCGCGAGTGGAGAGGAAGGCGATATATCGACCATCCGGCGACCACTGAGCGCCGCGGTTGCTGTACTCGCCAAAGGTGAGCTGGAGGGGATGGCCCCCGTCCGCCGACGCCAGATAGAGATGGGTCAAGAACTCGCTCTTCTCGTCGGTCATCAGCGGCTCCCGCACCGCGTAAACGACCCGCCGGCCATCCGGCGATGGCATGACCTCCGTGATCAGGGGATAATGGACCTGCTTCTCAGCCATCCATCGATATGCGGTCTTCTCGGCCATGAAAGCACTCCTTTACGCGTGACGATGATCAACCCGCCTCCATTGTAGAGGGAAGGGACGGGCCGGTCAAGAACAGGCCGCCGGCGAGTTGCCCCCCGCGCCCATCGGCTGTATCATGCTCCAGCCGATACGCGCGCTCGATGGTCCCCCGGCCGGTGAACGGCCGAAGGGACAGAGGGAGGATACCATGTCCCCATCCGAAGGCGGTGAGATCACCACGCTACAGGCGGAAAAGTTCCCCGCCATCCGACGCCGAATGGCAGCCGATGGACACAGGCCACGATATCACTTCCTCCCCCCTGCCAACTGGATGAACGACCCCAACGGCCTGATCCAATGGCGGGGCCGGTATCATCTCTTCTACCAGCACAACCCATACGGGGCCTACTGGGGATACATGCACTGGGGCCACGCCGTGAGCGACGACCTGATCCACTGGAGCGACCGGCCCATCGCCCTGGCGCCGGAGCCGGGGACCCCGTGGAGCGATGGATATTGGACCGGATGCGCCGTAGACGACGACGGCGTCCCCACGCTGGTGTTCACGAAGCGCGAGGAGGGCCGCGAGCTCGTCTGCCTGGCCACCAGCCGGGATGAGGAGCTGCTAAGCTGGCAGGAGGCCCCTGAGAACCCCGTGATCGACGCGCCGCCAGCGGGCATGAACGTGGTGGGATTTCGCGATCCGTACGTCTGGCGCGAGGGCGACGCGTGGTATATGGTCATCGGAACCGGAATCGTCGACGTGGGCGGCGCCGCCCTGCTCTACAGCTCGCCTGACCTGCGACGCTGGGAATATCTGGGCCCCCTGCTCGTCGGTGAGGCGGCCAGGCACGGGACGATGTGGGAGTGTCCCAATTTCTTCCCGTTAGGCGAAAAGCACGTGCTGATCGTCTCCATCTGGAAGCAAGACCACGTGCGCTACTTCGTGGGCACCTATGCGGATCGCCGGTTCACCCCGGAGCGAGAGGGGGTGATCGACGGGGGGTTCCGCCTCTTCGCGCCGCAGGTGATGCGGGACGATCGAGGACGACGCCTGATGTTCGGGTGGGTGATGGAGGGACGCGCCGAGGCGGCGTGCCGGGAGGCCGGATGGGCGGGCGTCATGTCGCTCCCCCGGGTGCTCTCCCTGTCATCGGATGGGACGCTGGCCACCGCACCGGCTCCCGAGATACGCGCGCTGCGAGGCGAACACTTCCACCTCGGCGCCTCCCCTATCACACCGGGGGCCGAGCGCGTGATGCCCATCTCCGGCGATTGTCTGGAGATCGCAGCCGAGTTCGAGTCAGGCGAGGGGACGCTGGGACTGAAGCTGCGTTGCGCGCCCGACGGCAGCGAGCAGACGATCATCGGATACGACGGCACGACCGGCCGGCTCTTTCTCGATGGCCGACGCACCAGCCTCTCCCCGGATGCCCAAGGCGACTACTACGAGATGCCCTTCTCCCCTCCCGACGACGAGCCGGTCCGGCTCCACATCTTCCTGGACCGCTCCATCGTGGAGGTCTTCGGCAACGATCGCGTCTGCCTGACCGGCCGCGTCTACCCCGAGCGAGCGGACAGCCAGGAGGTTCGGGTGTTCGCCGAGGGAGAAGGGGCACAGCTGAGATCGCTGGACATCTGGCGCATGCAGGCGATCTGGCCGGATGGATCCTGAAGCCGAGAGGCGTTCGGGGAATTCACCGTGAAGGCATCAGGGCACCCAGGGATGCAATCCAGGGGAGGATCGGATCCGCCCTTCCCGACCCGGTAGGCTCTTCAGGCGGATGCTTCATTATGTTCCTGACACACCCGCCTGGCCAGGGCCAGGAAGTAGCGATGAAAGCGGGTATCCATCGTAAGCTCGGGGTGGAAGGCGGTCGCCAGGAGGTTCCCCTGCTGGGCCGCCACGATGGTCCCGCCCTCCAGCCGGGCCAGCGTGGTCACACCATCGCCCACCCGGACGATCTGGGGCGCTCGAATGAACACGGCGTGGAAGGGGCGCCCCCGCTCCCCCGGGTCGGCGACCGCGTCCAGGGCCGGGACCGACAGCTCCGCCTCAAAGCTGGCCACCTGCCGGCCGAAGGCGTTCCGGCGCACCCGGATGCCCATCAGCCCCAGGCACGGCGGAGCGCCCCCCTCGACCTCCCGAGCCAGCAGGATCAACCCGGCGCAAGTGCCCCAGACGGGCTTCCCTGCCTCCGCCATCCGACGGATGGGCTCGAGCAGCCCATAGGCCGCCGCCAGCTTCCCAATGGTCGTGCTCTCTCCGCCCGGGATGATCAGCCCATCGAGCCCCTCCAGCTCCACCGGGAGGCGAACCGGCTCCGCCCCCACCCCCAACGCCTGCAGTATCTGGATGTGCTCGATGAAGGCGCCCTGTAGCGCCAGCACCCCGATCCTCATGGCCTACCAACCTCGCACGGCCAGTCGCTCCTGCGGCGGGATCGCGGCAATCTCCAGCCCACGCATCGGCTCGCCCAGGCCACGCGAGACCTCGGCTAGGACATGCGGGTCGTCATAGTGGGTCACGGCCTGCACGATGGCCTGCGCACGCCGCTCCGGATCGGCGCTCTTGAAGATCCCCGATCCCACGAAGACCCCATCTACCCCCAACTGCATCATCAGCGCGGCGTCGGCCGGGGTCGCGATGCCGCCAGCGGCGAAGTTCACCACCGGCAATCGCCCCAACTCCGCCGTCTCGTTAACCAACGCATAGGGCGCGCCGATCTCCTTGGCGTAGGCCATCCGCTCCTCGGGAGCCATGGTCGTCAGCCGCCGGATCTCGCCCAGGACGGCGCGGGCGTGACGCACGGCTTCCACCACGTTTCCTGTGCCGGCCTCGCCCTTCGTGCGGATCATGGCCGCGCCCTCGCCGATGCGACGCAGCGCCTCGCCCAGGTTGCGGCAGCCACAGACGAACGGCACCTTGAACCGGTGCTTGTCGATATGATGCTCCTCGTCGGCGGGGGTCAGAACCTCCGACTCATCGATGAAGTCCACCCCCAACGCCTCCAGGATCTGAGCCTCCACGAAGTGCCCGATCCGGCACTTGGCCATGACCGGGATGCTGACGGCCTCCATGATCCGGAGGATCCGCTCGGGGTCGCTCATGCGGGCCACGCCGCCCTGCGCGCGGATATCCGCCGGGACGCGCTCCAGCGCCATGACCGCGCAGGCGCCCGCTTCCTCCGCGATCTGCGCCTGCTCCGGCGTGACCACGTCCATGATCACGCCGCCTTTGAGCATCTGAGCCAGACCTCGCTTGACTGTGACGGTGCCCGTTTCCCTTTCCACACGCATCTCCTCGTGCTCGGGTATCGATGCCCACGGCATGGGCACAGAGGCGATCCATGAATCGCCTACAGCCCCGGGGGGAGTCATCCTCACACCACGGGCCGGGGGGCGGAGCTTATCGACGCGACCGCCTCGGCGGCCCGACGCCTTCGCAGCCGACGGATCGCCCGGGCCAGCCGGCGGACGCCCTCCCCGATCTCGGCCTCCGAGGGATAGGAGAAGTTCAGCCGCAGGAAGGACTCACCGTCCCCATCGGGGAAGAAGACCTCGCCGGGCACGAAGACCACCCCCTCGTCGGCCGCTTCCCGGAGCAGATCCCGGGCATGCATCCCGTCCGGTAGACGACACCAGTAGTAAAAGCCTCCCTGTGGGATCTCCCACGTGAGCTCGGAGGCCGCATGACGACGGAGGGCCTGTTCCATCGCGTCCCGCCGCCGTGCATAGGCACGTCGGGCCCACTCCAGATGGTCATCCAGCCGCCCCGTCCGCAACAGCTCGAGCGCCATCATCTGCACCAGCGTGCCCGGGTGCAGATCCGCCATCTGCTTGAGAGCCGTCAACGCCCCCACGATGGACGTCGGGGCCACAAGCCAGCCCAGCCGCAATCCGGGCCCCAGCAGCGCCGAAAAGCTGCCTAGATGGAGCACCCCATCGTGACGATCGGAGGCCAACAGGGGCGCCGGAGGGGCCTCGTCGTAATACAGATCGCCGTAGGAGTCGTCCTCGAGAATCGGCACCTGGAATCGGCGGGCCAGGGAGAGGAGGCGCTGTCTTCGCTCCGGGCTCAACGTGGCGCCGGTCGGGTTCTGGAACGTGGGGATGGTGTAGATCAGCCGGGGGCGATAGCGGGCGAGCATCGGCTCCAGCAGATCAACCCGCATCCCCGCCTCGTCCACAGGCACGCCGATGAGCCGGGCCCCGGCCGCCCGGAAGACGCGCAGCGCGCCCAGGTACGTCGGCGCCTCGACGATCACGACGTCGCCCGGCTCCAGGAGCAACCGGGCCACGAGATCCAGCCCCTGTTGCGAGCCGGACAGGATGAGCACCCGGCTCGCGGAGATACGGCATCCCCTGAAGGCCAGATGTGACGCCAACGCCTCACGCAGCGACTCCAGCCCCTCCGTCGGGGAGTCGCGAAACACTCGGACCTCCTCGCGGGCGACGACGGTGCGCATGAGCTGCTGAAGGTCGACGACGGGGGATGCCTCCGGGGTGGGCACGCCGGTCGCAAGCCCGATGATGCCCTCCTGAGCGGCCAGGCGGGCAACCTCCTGGATGAGCGGATTGTGCAGCCGCCGCGCCCGGGACGTGAGAAGGTTCGACCAGGACAGGGGCAGGCCCAGATCCTCGTCCGCCTCAGAGGAGAGGACAGGCGCACAGACGGTCGTCCCTCGCCCCACATGGGCCTCGACCAAGCCGTCCGCCTGCAGCTCTCGATACGCGTTCACCACTGTAGTGCGGTTGACGCCGAGGGCAGCCGCGAGGGCCCGTTCGGCGGGGAGCCGGGTGCCGGGAGGCAGTCTGCCCGAGAGGATCATCTCTCGGATCTGGTGCCGGATCTGCTGGTAGAGTGGAACCCGACTGTGGCGATCCAGTGTCAGTTGCATTTAGGAAGACCTCGAGCCAATTGGATGGATCCACCCGCCATTGTATCACCGATCTTCCCGCTGTCAACGGCCAATTGGACGACATTTTACACAGTCCAATCCAGCACATGGGTGAGCTGGCTTCAAGAGATGAAGGAGATGCGTGTGGAAGATCGGACAGGCGAGCTCTGAGGGAAAGCGCGGAGGGGATACTGTGCTGAAAAGACGACCAACGATAGACAACCGCCGTTGGTTTTCGTCCGTGGTTCTGCGATCCGCAAGGTCCGCCACGGCGGCTGCCTTGCGGATGATCAGGAGGGAAAAGCGGTCGACTGCCCCTTGTCATATGAAGGGAGGGCCTACAGCATCGGCGCCCGGCCTCGCAGCCAATCGAGCACCCGATCGGGCAACGCGTCCCGGTTGCCCTGTGTGACGGTCCAGAGCTCGACGTCCTCGCGAGCCTTGATCCGATCACACCACGGGTGAGGACGATAGGTGATGGTCGCCAACACGGGCTGGACAGCATCCAGCGCTTCCACCACGGCCTGGCGGAAGCGTTCCGAGAACAGCTCCATCTTGCCGATCTCGTCGATGACGATGAGGCGACGGGCGACCAGCGCCTCCTCCAGCGCCTGCACGCCCACCTCCTCGAACGCCTCCACGTCCACCCCGTACCGCCCGACGCGATGGCGGGAGCGGATGTTCACGTGGGCCAAGGTGGCGCGTCGCCCGTCCAGCGTGCGCACCTCGAACCCGACGCGACGGCCACCCTCGCGTAGCTCGTGGGTCACGAAGCCGCCCGCCGCGCCCGACGGCAGCGCGGCGACGACCTTCTCGACGACGGTGGTCTTCCCGCAGCCGGGCAGCCCGGTGAGCAACAGGTTGTGCGACATCATCCCCTCGCGAGCACAGCCCGCACGTAGGCGATCACCGAGACCCAGGCCACCGTCTGCCCCGTCAGCGTGCGAGCGAACAGATCGCGCACCTCGTCGATCTGTTCGGCCGAGAGGTGCGCAGCCAGCCGCTGTCCATAGCTTGGGCGATCCTTCGACGCCGAGTCGAACCAGCGCTCAATCAGCGCCGGCGTGATGTGCACCTCCGTGGGCTGCTCGACCACCTCCAGGCGGATATCGCTCAGCCCGGCGGCCTCCAGGGCGGCCTCCAGATCCGACGCATCCCAGTTCACCATGGGGTCGTCCGGGTCGGCGTAGATGGCCTCCTCGGCCTGGATGACCCGCTCCGCCAGGTCTGAACCCAGCCGATCCAGCGGCACCAGTCGATAGAGCCGCTGGGCACGCCGCGGGATGGCCTCGGCCAGGCTGAGGCGGCCGCCTGGCCGCAGCAGCGTCGCGATCCGCCGCAGAGCCGCGGGCTTATCCGGATGCCGGGTGAGAGCATTGCGCCCCACGACGGCATCGAAGCGCACGTCCGCATCGCCACGAGCCGCCAGCAACTCTGGTAGCTCGTCCAGATCGCCCTGCATCACGATGGGGCGCTCCACCTCCGGCAGTCGGGCGGCCAGCTCCCGCAGCGCCTCGGCCTCTCGGGCCGTCCGGGCCAGCGTCCACACGCCGCCCTCCGGCACCCGCCGCAACGCCTCCCAGGTCAACAACCCGCTGCCCGCGTTGAGGTCCAGGACCAGATGATGACGCTGCAACCCAGCCGCATCCATCACCCGATCTCGCAGCGCGGCCAGGTGCTCGCCCACGTCGCCGATGGTGCGCTGCAGCCAGCGCTCCCGATCCCGCTCCACACGATCGCCCGTGAACGTCAACACCTCCGGCGGCCCCAAAGCGCCCCCATCGATCATGGCCGCCAGCTGGGCCTCACGCCGCCGGGCCACCTCCTCCCGGATCCTGGCCTCATAACCCTGGTCGGACGGCTGGTAGAAGACCCGCCCCTGCAGGGCGTCGGGCAGGTACTGTTGCGCCACCCAGTGATCCCGGTAGGCGTGAGGATAGAGGTAACCCTGTCCGTGGCCGAACCCCTCCGCATCGCGAGAGGCGTCCCGCAGATGAGCGGGCACCTCCGCCTCCCGCTCCTGTTCCACCACCTTCAGCGCGTCGAAGAACCCCATGGTGCTGTTGGACTTGGGCGCGGTGGCCAGATAGATGGTCGCCTGGGCCAGGTGGAAGCGACCCTCAGGCAGGCCCACGTAGTCGAACGCCTGGGCACAGGCGGTCACCACCTGGATGGCGTTGGGATCGGCCAGGCCCACATCCTCGCTGGCGAAGATGAGCATGCGTCGGAAGATGAAGCGCGGGTCCTCGCCGGCGTACACCATGCGCGCCAGCCAGTAGAGCGCGGCGTCAGGATCGGAGCCGCGCAGCGACTTGATGAAGGCGCTGATGGTGTCAAAGTGGGCGTCGCCCTCCTTGTCGTAGAGGACGGCCCGTCGCTGGATGGACTCCTCCGCCACGGCCATGTCGATGTGGATCACGCCGTCGGGGCCGGGTGGCGTGGTCTCCACCGCCAGCTCCAGCGCGTTGAGCAACGCCCGGGCGTCGCC
Coding sequences:
- a CDS encoding NTPase is translated as MMSHNLLLTGLPGCGKTTVVEKVVAALPSGAAGGFVTHELREGGRRVGFEVRTLDGRRATLAHVNIRSRHRVGRYGVDVEAFEEVGVQALEEALVARRLIVIDEIGKMELFSERFRQAVVEALDAVQPVLATITYRPHPWCDRIKAREDVELWTVTQGNRDALPDRVLDWLRGRAPML
- a CDS encoding PLP-dependent aminotransferase family protein, encoding MQLTLDRHSRVPLYQQIRHQIREMILSGRLPPGTRLPAERALAAALGVNRTTVVNAYRELQADGLVEAHVGRGTTVCAPVLSSEADEDLGLPLSWSNLLTSRARRLHNPLIQEVARLAAQEGIIGLATGVPTPEASPVVDLQQLMRTVVAREEVRVFRDSPTEGLESLREALASHLAFRGCRISASRVLILSGSQQGLDLVARLLLEPGDVVIVEAPTYLGALRVFRAAGARLIGVPVDEAGMRVDLLEPMLARYRPRLIYTIPTFQNPTGATLSPERRQRLLSLARRFQVPILEDDSYGDLYYDEAPPAPLLASDRHDGVLHLGSFSALLGPGLRLGWLVAPTSIVGALTALKQMADLHPGTLVQMMALELLRTGRLDDHLEWARRAYARRRDAMEQALRRHAASELTWEIPQGGFYYWCRLPDGMHARDLLREAADEGVVFVPGEVFFPDGDGESFLRLNFSYPSEAEIGEGVRRLARAIRRLRRRRAAEAVASISSAPRPVV
- the dusB gene encoding tRNA dihydrouridine synthase DusB, producing MSGTEVTRPRFWVRDVPVYGDLILAPMAGFSDLPYRSICRELGSAMSYTEFVPANTISHQRALTGHALRRLRYKPEERPVVFQISGSSEDSLVEAAKRIEGLGPDIIDLNLGCPARRVCSGGAGAALLRDPVKIARIFRKLTAALSVPVTGKIRLGWDVQSRNYLEVARAMEENGAALIAVHARTRDQDYSHPAAWEAIAEVKQAVSVPVIGNGDVVTVADIDRMFAETGCDAVMIGRGAMGHPWIFQRIDREQVSVEEKIAMIRRHLREMLDFYGEPLGIILMRKHIPCYLKGY
- a CDS encoding dihydrodipicolinate reductase is translated as MTDLIRVVQYGLGPIGSAIARHVVERPGLALVGAVDIDPQKVGRDAGEVIGLGRPLGFPVHAHLSEALAGTAADVAVHSTGSYFDLFKPQIIEILEAGLDVVSTAEELSFPWIAHPAEAEEIDAAARRCGKTALGTGVNPGFLMDTLPITLTAICQSVDHIAVTRVINASNRRGPFQRKIGAGMTPEAFREKMAAGRMGHVGLRESMDHIADTLGKRLVRYEERVEPVLAERPIRTPYVDVAPGQVRGLRQEGRGYTEAGEFVVLTFVAALEAGDEQDTITITGKPDLEVVLRGTNGDLATVAMAVNAIPRVVAAPPGLVTMRDLPPVHHW
- a CDS encoding glycoside hydrolase family 32 protein: MSPSEGGEITTLQAEKFPAIRRRMAADGHRPRYHFLPPANWMNDPNGLIQWRGRYHLFYQHNPYGAYWGYMHWGHAVSDDLIHWSDRPIALAPEPGTPWSDGYWTGCAVDDDGVPTLVFTKREEGRELVCLATSRDEELLSWQEAPENPVIDAPPAGMNVVGFRDPYVWREGDAWYMVIGTGIVDVGGAALLYSSPDLRRWEYLGPLLVGEAARHGTMWECPNFFPLGEKHVLIVSIWKQDHVRYFVGTYADRRFTPEREGVIDGGFRLFAPQVMRDDRGRRLMFGWVMEGRAEAACREAGWAGVMSLPRVLSLSSDGTLATAPAPEIRALRGEHFHLGASPITPGAERVMPISGDCLEIAAEFESGEGTLGLKLRCAPDGSEQTIIGYDGTTGRLFLDGRRTSLSPDAQGDYYEMPFSPPDDEPVRLHIFLDRSIVEVFGNDRVCLTGRVYPERADSQEVRVFAEGEGAQLRSLDIWRMQAIWPDGS
- the pdxT gene encoding pyridoxal 5'-phosphate synthase glutaminase subunit PdxT; the encoded protein is MRIGVLALQGAFIEHIQILQALGVGAEPVRLPVELEGLDGLIIPGGESTTIGKLAAAYGLLEPIRRMAEAGKPVWGTCAGLILLAREVEGGAPPCLGLMGIRVRRNAFGRQVASFEAELSVPALDAVADPGERGRPFHAVFIRAPQIVRVGDGVTTLARLEGGTIVAAQQGNLLATAFHPELTMDTRFHRYFLALARRVCQEHNEASA
- a CDS encoding S9 family peptidase, whose translation is MAEKTAYRWMAEKQVHYPLITEVMPSPDGRRVVYAVREPLMTDEKSEFLTHLYLASADGGHPLQLTFGEYSNRGAQWSPDGRYIAFLSTRDGKSNVYVMRADGGEAWALTRYEKTDVSALKWSPDGKQIAFTMVEPPSEEEERAQKAKDDPKLWDEDFDFQHLYVVPFVEGPRTLPEARQITRGRFHVVDFDWLPDGRTLAFTHRPTPVAEDWPETRLSLIAADEDDATPRELAVIADWQAKPAVSPDGQWIACATSDRPIRWAFVGRIVLYPVDGGEPRPLAYTPDGQSSLIGWSEDGQDVYAWESSGVTSQIWALPVTGEPGRPITDDERLKTLPAINRRGQIAFVGQDFHEPNAVYLLDPAAGETSCVTRPAMPEDWPDAPLPKAEVIRWRAPDGLEIEGILIYPLDYEPGRRYPLILEIHGGPAGVFSRGFIASPERYANAAALAERGFAVLRPNPRGSSGYGKEFRLANHADWGGGDYADLMAGVDHLIEQGIADPDRLGVLGWSYGGYMTSWIIGHTDRFKAACVGAGVTNLIAMNGTSDIPSFLPDYFDYEFWDNLQPYLDHSPIFHVKGVSTPTLIQHGEVDKRVPVGQGHELYNALKRQGVPVKMVIYPRQEHGITEPRLSIDVKRRATEWLERWVLGREEEHERD
- the pdxS gene encoding pyridoxal 5'-phosphate synthase lyase subunit PdxS, with protein sequence MRVERETGTVTVKRGLAQMLKGGVIMDVVTPEQAQIAEEAGACAVMALERVPADIRAQGGVARMSDPERILRIMEAVSIPVMAKCRIGHFVEAQILEALGVDFIDESEVLTPADEEHHIDKHRFKVPFVCGCRNLGEALRRIGEGAAMIRTKGEAGTGNVVEAVRHARAVLGEIRRLTTMAPEERMAYAKEIGAPYALVNETAELGRLPVVNFAAGGIATPADAALMMQLGVDGVFVGSGIFKSADPERRAQAIVQAVTHYDDPHVLAEVSRGLGEPMRGLEIAAIPPQERLAVRGW